From the genome of Sphingobacterium kitahiroshimense, one region includes:
- a CDS encoding histidine kinase, translating into MHRQRRTYLIAEVLLAGFSIIFLAIYYFLVVPDYFNGTLDFVFLCLTYFSLYFSSRYILLPFVYKLCRPHIVLLAIGFVVLYALILILVLGGSWLWGGLEWSEGEWDIQNFWHVFVIFLLPSIVGLCMYIWKVGYGDWKLLQESTMLYDLLLKAYSLLKVQLLQQELSPHFLNNTLTIIQPLVRRDPQAAINAMERCNRIFRFYMMHHGKKLIACQDELDQVEVIRQIYELRKGKPISLQIRGDVAFASSILVPPMLLINLVENAFQYGDLDNQDFPVCITIGLKDESFVMLEVANSLSQMRRVSTGTGTSQQRTKDLLKLLDPELGFMGIEISAKIYRVRIAFDMDVASNH; encoded by the coding sequence ATGCATAGACAGCGACGAACATATCTTATTGCGGAAGTCTTACTTGCGGGTTTTTCCATTATATTTTTAGCGATCTACTATTTTTTGGTAGTGCCCGATTATTTCAATGGTACGTTGGATTTTGTTTTTTTATGCCTCACGTATTTTTCGCTATATTTTAGTTCACGCTATATTCTTTTACCATTCGTATATAAACTTTGCCGACCTCATATCGTCTTATTGGCTATCGGTTTTGTAGTGCTCTATGCGTTGATTCTTATTCTTGTATTAGGCGGGAGCTGGTTATGGGGTGGGTTAGAATGGTCTGAAGGTGAATGGGATATCCAAAATTTTTGGCATGTATTTGTGATTTTCCTCTTGCCCTCCATCGTTGGGCTATGTATGTATATCTGGAAGGTTGGATACGGTGACTGGAAGTTGCTGCAAGAATCGACGATGCTGTATGATCTGCTACTGAAAGCGTATTCATTATTGAAAGTGCAGTTGCTACAGCAAGAGCTTTCGCCACATTTTCTCAATAATACGTTGACCATCATCCAGCCATTGGTCCGCCGTGATCCTCAGGCTGCCATAAATGCAATGGAAAGGTGTAATCGGATTTTTAGGTTTTATATGATGCATCATGGTAAAAAACTGATCGCTTGTCAAGATGAACTGGATCAGGTGGAAGTGATCCGTCAGATTTATGAACTGCGAAAAGGGAAACCTATATCTCTGCAGATAAGGGGCGATGTGGCTTTTGCTTCTTCCATTTTGGTACCGCCCATGCTCTTGATCAATCTGGTTGAAAATGCTTTTCAATATGGTGATTTAGATAATCAGGATTTTCCTGTTTGCATTACGATCGGATTGAAAGACGAATCTTTTGTTATGCTGGAAGTAGCGAACAGCCTTTCTCAAATGCGCAGGGTTTCAACGGGTACAGGTACCTCTCAGCAGCGTACTAAAGATCTTCTAAAGCTATTGGACCCAGAGTTGGGTTTTATGGGAATAGAGATATCTGCCAAGATCTACAGGGTGCGTATAGCGTTTGATATGGATGTAGCCAGTAATCATTAA
- a CDS encoding SusC/RagA family TonB-linked outer membrane protein — protein sequence MKVLFFTLLFSVGFYLGQAQVEKNIVVRGVIQDAVTKVSIPDITIRSKLRKSVGKTDQNGRFTLTGLVNNDSLLISGIGYSSMTVSVQYFEGNTVLNMIQSENYLDMVDVNTGYQTLKANEVTGAIDVVSQEMLNQQTGTNIMGRLNNMVPAIRFDNQPIQNPVLQKLNVSIRGLSTINGQLDPLIVLDGFIYEGNISNIDPNAIESVSILKDAAAAAIWGARAGNGVIVLTTKKGSLQDHQRARISFNSTFLFKQKPDLTQIYKLSNKDFIDIEKMLYDKGYYNVYLNSIGYVAMTPVIDILDKRKKALITSLDSSNLTNKLLQQNGLKNYADAFYENPFAQQYSMNISGGGQKHAYGFATGYTTDQSHLDERNRKLNLMFSNSFKPADKLQIDFGVNYTSTNNKNGKPDYTSLTYAGKTVPYLQFLDEVGAELPFEKNYRKLYLDQKYNTGYLDWSYYPLSEYKYSNTVSKLTELFATFGLAYQLKPFLKLSLSGQYQIQSVRQEVLSTLNSYEARSIINKYTQIDANGRVTNPVPQSGILKNSQNDGQSYTVRGQANLDKRFGLHHLVGIAGVEIRENMVKGNSFTAYGYNEIPLAYAAIDYVTLFRTSPDDLNQSIVGVPDFSKTINRYVSTFVNLSNIWKDKYALSASFRQDGANIFGTTTNDKWSPLWSIGTFWDLGKEKFLNSKWIDQLKLRATYGYSGNVDVSKTPEPVANILTDSFTKFKVLNISKLNDPSLRWEKVGTFNVGLDYNLFKGRIMGSIDYYLKKGKDLYGSMEYDYTAWGVNSSIIKNVGAMEGRGVDFSISSKNTLAVVKWDTRLNLSTNSNKTTAYYQPQNQSGAGYVGNGNKITPLVGKPLNAVAAYRWAGLNEQGLAQGYINGEKSTDYSKIRAASIEESTSDGSINFYGSAKPQFFGNLINNFSWRAFSFGFNMSFKGDYYFLKPATSYFTLFQSGNAYPDFESRWQKEGDESNTNTPKMHYPLVSSGDSFYTQSEIHVLKGDHVRLEYINISWQRPLSLKGTSSSIKFYGNLSNLGILWRSNKQKIDPEFAYRLTPPKVFSLGVQLNY from the coding sequence ATGAAAGTATTGTTTTTCACACTGCTTTTTAGTGTAGGCTTCTATCTGGGCCAGGCTCAGGTGGAAAAGAATATAGTTGTGCGTGGCGTAATACAGGATGCGGTCACAAAAGTGTCGATTCCGGATATAACCATTCGTTCTAAATTACGGAAATCGGTTGGTAAAACGGATCAGAATGGGAGATTCACACTTACGGGTTTAGTTAATAATGACTCTCTATTGATATCTGGTATTGGTTATTCGAGTATGACAGTTTCAGTCCAATACTTTGAGGGTAATACTGTATTGAATATGATACAATCTGAAAATTATCTAGATATGGTCGATGTTAATACGGGCTACCAAACATTGAAAGCGAATGAAGTAACTGGTGCTATTGATGTGGTTTCACAAGAAATGTTGAATCAACAGACCGGAACAAATATTATGGGAAGACTGAATAATATGGTGCCAGCCATTCGATTTGATAATCAACCTATACAAAATCCTGTTTTGCAAAAATTAAATGTATCCATTAGGGGATTAAGTACCATTAATGGTCAACTGGATCCTTTGATTGTTTTGGATGGTTTTATTTATGAGGGAAATATTTCAAATATTGATCCAAATGCTATTGAATCGGTATCGATATTGAAAGATGCAGCAGCTGCGGCTATATGGGGGGCGAGAGCTGGTAATGGAGTGATTGTATTGACTACTAAAAAAGGAAGTCTTCAAGACCATCAACGTGCTAGAATTTCTTTTAATAGTACTTTTTTGTTTAAGCAAAAACCTGATCTGACACAGATTTATAAACTGTCAAACAAAGACTTTATTGATATTGAAAAGATGTTGTATGATAAGGGATATTATAATGTCTATCTGAACAGTATTGGTTATGTAGCCATGACTCCAGTTATTGATATCCTAGATAAGCGTAAAAAAGCTTTAATCACATCTCTTGATTCGAGTAACCTCACGAATAAGCTTTTACAACAAAATGGACTTAAGAATTATGCGGACGCTTTTTACGAAAATCCTTTTGCCCAACAATACAGTATGAATATTTCGGGAGGAGGACAAAAGCATGCCTATGGATTTGCGACTGGATATACCACAGATCAATCGCACTTGGATGAGCGCAACAGGAAATTGAACTTAATGTTTTCAAATAGCTTTAAGCCAGCGGATAAGTTGCAGATTGATTTTGGGGTAAATTATACCAGTACAAATAACAAAAATGGTAAGCCTGATTATACATCTTTGACATATGCAGGTAAAACTGTTCCTTATCTTCAATTTTTGGATGAAGTGGGAGCGGAACTTCCATTTGAGAAGAATTATAGAAAATTATATCTCGATCAAAAATATAATACGGGCTATTTAGATTGGTCTTACTATCCATTATCGGAATATAAGTATAGCAACACTGTTTCAAAGTTGACTGAGCTGTTTGCTACTTTTGGACTTGCTTACCAATTGAAGCCATTTTTGAAACTAAGTTTATCTGGTCAATATCAAATTCAGTCTGTGAGACAGGAGGTACTTAGTACCCTAAATAGTTATGAAGCAAGATCTATAATCAATAAATATACGCAAATCGATGCTAATGGTAGGGTGACTAATCCAGTTCCTCAGTCTGGAATATTGAAAAATTCACAAAATGATGGTCAATCTTATACTGTTCGTGGACAAGCAAATCTCGATAAACGTTTTGGTTTGCATCATCTGGTCGGAATTGCGGGAGTTGAAATAAGAGAAAATATGGTAAAAGGTAATTCTTTTACAGCTTATGGATATAATGAAATTCCGTTGGCTTATGCAGCCATAGATTATGTAACGCTTTTCAGAACAAGTCCTGATGATCTGAATCAGAGTATTGTAGGAGTTCCCGATTTTTCTAAAACCATTAATCGTTATGTTTCTACATTTGTGAATTTGTCAAATATTTGGAAAGATAAATATGCGCTTTCAGCCTCTTTCAGGCAAGATGGAGCGAATATCTTTGGAACAACAACAAATGACAAATGGTCTCCTTTATGGTCCATTGGCACATTTTGGGATTTAGGTAAGGAAAAATTCTTAAATAGTAAATGGATAGATCAATTAAAACTAAGAGCGACATATGGGTATAGTGGCAATGTCGATGTTTCAAAGACACCAGAACCTGTTGCCAATATATTAACGGATTCTTTCACTAAATTTAAAGTTTTGAATATTTCGAAACTCAACGATCCATCGCTACGATGGGAGAAGGTGGGTACATTTAACGTTGGTTTGGATTACAATCTCTTCAAAGGACGTATCATGGGTTCGATAGACTATTACCTTAAAAAAGGTAAAGATCTATATGGTTCTATGGAATATGACTATACTGCATGGGGTGTAAATAGTTCTATTATCAAGAACGTCGGAGCGATGGAGGGACGAGGGGTGGACTTTAGTATCAGTTCAAAAAACACGCTCGCAGTTGTAAAATGGGATACGCGATTGAATCTTAGTACAAATTCAAATAAGACTACTGCATATTATCAGCCTCAAAATCAGAGTGGTGCTGGCTATGTAGGAAATGGAAATAAAATAACGCCCTTAGTTGGAAAACCGCTTAATGCCGTTGCTGCATATCGATGGGCGGGATTGAATGAGCAAGGTTTGGCACAGGGATATATAAATGGAGAAAAAAGTACTGATTATTCTAAGATAAGGGCTGCCTCTATTGAAGAATCAACAAGTGATGGAAGCATTAATTTTTATGGGTCTGCAAAACCACAGTTTTTTGGCAACTTGATTAATAACTTCTCCTGGAGAGCGTTTTCTTTTGGATTTAATATGAGTTTCAAAGGCGACTATTATTTCTTAAAACCTGCTACATCCTATTTTACCTTGTTTCAAAGTGGAAATGCATATCCTGATTTTGAAAGTAGATGGCAAAAAGAAGGGGATGAAAGTAATACGAATACACCAAAAATGCATTATCCATTAGTGTCCTCGGGAGATTCATTTTATACGCAATCTGAAATTCATGTATTGAAGGGTGATCATGTCCGGCTGGAGTATATTAATATCTCTTGGCAAAGACCTTTAAGCTTAAAAGGAACCAGTTCAAGTATTAAATTTTACGGAAATCTGTCTAACCTCGGAATTTTGTGGAGAAGTAACAAGCAAAAGATTGACCCGGAGTTTGCCTATCGTTTGACCCCTCCTAAAGTGTTTTCTTTGGGAGTACAATTAAATTATTAA
- a CDS encoding RagB/SusD family nutrient uptake outer membrane protein, which produces MKKVVLMLLLCQFILQSCNKYLDVQSNNRLVVPNSLEDLQGLLDYSKNMNLNYCGSGESSSDNAFIPIENLKTLPTEQKEQYLWQESKYGFPNDWSTMYTAVYNANLVLEKLDKIQRIKENAINWDRVKGSALLFRSAAYLSLLWNYSKSFDAQTAKSDLGIVLRESSDFNVKSTRSSVDQCYARILTDLKSAVDLLPSEASHMMRPSKVAAYGLLARTYLSMREYKEALVYANAYLESKNELMDYNDATLVKPSANYPFTIFNKETTFYMQLGSSTLTAAYSSVDTLLYRTYDVNDLRKVVFFKMTNSIINFKGQYTGSNNLFGGIATDEMYLVRAECLAREGKIAEALADINLLLSKRYKSTSFMPLSETNISNLLDLILLERRKELLFRGLRWMDIKRLNLEGRMISLIREGADGKVELKPNDNRFAIPLPEDIIRLAGVEQNPR; this is translated from the coding sequence ATGAAAAAGGTTGTTTTAATGCTATTATTATGCCAATTTATATTGCAATCCTGCAATAAGTATTTAGATGTACAGTCAAATAATAGATTGGTGGTGCCAAATAGTTTGGAAGATTTACAAGGACTGTTGGATTATTCCAAGAATATGAATTTAAATTATTGTGGCAGTGGTGAAAGTTCATCTGATAATGCGTTTATCCCGATTGAAAATTTAAAAACGCTACCCACAGAACAAAAAGAGCAGTATCTATGGCAGGAGTCAAAATATGGTTTCCCGAATGATTGGTCAACGATGTACACTGCTGTTTATAATGCCAATTTGGTTTTAGAAAAGTTAGATAAAATTCAGCGAATTAAAGAGAATGCAATAAACTGGGATAGGGTAAAAGGTTCGGCTTTATTATTCCGATCTGCGGCTTATCTTAGTTTATTGTGGAATTACTCAAAAAGTTTTGATGCGCAAACAGCAAAGTCGGATCTCGGAATTGTATTGCGCGAATCCTCCGATTTTAATGTTAAATCTACCCGTTCGTCAGTTGACCAATGCTATGCACGTATTCTCACTGACTTAAAGTCTGCAGTAGATTTACTTCCATCCGAAGCAAGTCACATGATGCGTCCAAGTAAAGTAGCAGCTTATGGTTTACTTGCACGAACTTATCTCTCCATGAGGGAATATAAGGAGGCTTTAGTCTATGCCAATGCTTATTTGGAAAGTAAGAATGAATTAATGGATTATAACGACGCGACTTTAGTAAAACCTTCAGCTAATTATCCTTTCACCATATTCAATAAGGAGACGACCTTTTATATGCAACTCGGATCATCAACGTTAACAGCTGCTTATTCAAGTGTGGATACGCTTTTGTATCGTACATACGATGTTAACGATTTAAGGAAAGTTGTATTTTTTAAAATGACGAATTCGATCATAAATTTTAAAGGGCAATATACGGGTTCTAATAATTTGTTTGGCGGTATCGCGACTGATGAAATGTATTTGGTCAGGGCTGAGTGTTTGGCTAGAGAAGGGAAGATAGCTGAAGCGTTAGCGGACATTAATTTACTTTTGAGCAAACGTTATAAATCAACTAGTTTTATGCCCCTTTCTGAAACTAATATCTCGAATTTACTGGATTTAATTTTGCTCGAAAGGAGAAAGGAACTATTATTTAGAGGGTTGAGATGGATGGATATTAAAAGACTCAACCTAGAGGGAAGGATGATCAGTTTGATCAGAGAAGGTGCGGATGGTAAGGTGGAACTAAAACCAAATGATAATCGTTTCGCTATACCTTTGCCAGAGGATATTATTCGGTTGGCTGGTGTTGAGCAAAACCCAAGATAA
- a CDS encoding LytR/AlgR family response regulator transcription factor, with protein sequence MSLHRVIIIDDEYLARCAIEDKLIETGLFEITGSFDSVSQAHKFLRTQNRLLDFIFCDIEMPDVTGLEAATLLKSYCFYFVCCTGHQKYTSDAWKHLVDAFLVKPIADDLLLALVDKYRRMMRNAGKPKLDYLMMDQLPENNQQEMGKRVRSFIKIMIDDVRYLQKSGNYLYAYGQNEKGLLVKIARTASTVKDFKEKYWFLENLICINQSEIVNMDYVKHYENEKLTVGNEILVVYNLGRKDIDAFFAKHDPNY encoded by the coding sequence ATGAGTCTACACCGCGTTATTATTATTGATGATGAGTATTTGGCACGTTGCGCTATTGAAGATAAATTGATTGAAACAGGATTATTTGAAATCACTGGTTCGTTTGATAGTGTATCACAGGCGCATAAGTTTTTAAGAACACAAAACCGCTTGTTAGATTTCATTTTCTGCGATATCGAAATGCCTGATGTCACGGGTTTAGAGGCAGCAACGCTATTAAAGTCGTACTGCTTTTATTTTGTCTGCTGCACCGGACATCAAAAATATACATCGGATGCATGGAAGCATTTGGTGGATGCCTTTTTGGTAAAACCGATCGCAGATGATCTGCTCCTGGCATTGGTGGATAAATATCGTCGTATGATGCGAAATGCGGGTAAACCTAAATTGGACTATCTCATGATGGATCAATTGCCGGAAAATAATCAGCAGGAAATGGGAAAGCGGGTGCGTAGCTTCATCAAGATCATGATCGATGATGTGAGGTACTTACAGAAATCGGGTAATTATCTGTATGCCTATGGTCAAAATGAAAAGGGTCTACTGGTTAAAATAGCAAGAACGGCGAGTACCGTTAAGGATTTTAAAGAAAAATATTGGTTTTTAGAAAATCTGATCTGTATCAATCAATCTGAGATTGTCAATATGGACTATGTGAAGCATTATGAAAACGAGAAACTGACTGTTGGTAATGAGATCCTCGTTGTCTATAATCTGGGAAGGAAGGACATAGATGCCTTTTTTGCAAAGCATGACCCTAATTATTAA
- a CDS encoding TlpA family protein disulfide reductase produces the protein MIKIHIKYISKLWSYLQKLMRSGGEGYLLVGKFFVAVLLVMGSVKVGIGQEIKALKSGESIPDFVWEMPMELEYFNGKKEKVHLSDYKGKVIVFDFWSTGCKSCIEGIPKLELIQERFKNNLVVIMVNSKRNRDTAERIAKRFQKYKKDFNYTPSLATITDDTVFTILFKHNVLPTVAVINSKGEFVATTGANNLTDRNIESWIQGANGNIKNTGYYINVGDEGRGGGGPLFDTINTYQYSVFAKQRDHFLDSYPNFIYRNGTTYLRIGNQTLSFLLNYAFPFEMQGYDAQSAFYEAGLGIEFKLDLINNNKDESRYWYEFFSRDSVSKMAFRKLYTKDFTQYFKIAVERRKDTVEFYTVSFKPEFDKIKTKSNIMISKASSVNNESYSQNIPIYNIISGLSYAFEVPIVIDRSEMTRVDMTIPAGFVFRSEKEKLDFFKERGIILTKVRAYKEYPYIYLSSNSYESIVFHTAF, from the coding sequence ATGATTAAAATACATATAAAATATATAAGCAAGCTCTGGAGCTATCTCCAAAAGTTGATGCGGTCTGGGGGCGAAGGGTATTTGTTGGTAGGTAAATTTTTTGTTGCTGTTTTGTTGGTGATGGGGTCGGTAAAAGTGGGTATAGGGCAGGAGATTAAAGCTTTAAAGAGCGGTGAATCTATTCCAGATTTCGTTTGGGAAATGCCCATGGAATTAGAATATTTCAATGGAAAAAAGGAAAAGGTTCACCTCTCGGACTATAAAGGCAAAGTGATAGTGTTTGATTTCTGGTCGACTGGATGCAAAAGTTGCATTGAAGGAATTCCAAAATTGGAATTGATCCAGGAGCGGTTCAAGAACAATCTGGTAGTCATTATGGTCAATAGTAAACGAAATAGAGATACAGCAGAACGTATCGCAAAGCGATTTCAAAAGTATAAGAAGGATTTTAATTATACGCCTTCATTAGCTACGATAACTGATGATACTGTTTTTACAATCTTGTTTAAGCATAATGTATTGCCGACCGTAGCTGTTATAAATTCTAAAGGTGAATTTGTGGCGACCACAGGTGCAAACAATTTAACAGATCGTAATATTGAGAGTTGGATACAAGGTGCCAACGGAAATATAAAGAATACAGGTTATTATATCAATGTTGGAGATGAAGGAAGAGGAGGAGGAGGTCCATTATTTGATACGATAAATACTTATCAATATTCTGTTTTTGCTAAACAGAGAGATCATTTTTTAGATAGTTATCCAAACTTTATTTATAGAAATGGAACTACTTACCTGAGGATAGGTAATCAGACGTTAAGTTTTCTGCTCAACTATGCGTTTCCATTTGAGATGCAGGGGTACGATGCTCAAAGTGCTTTTTACGAAGCGGGATTGGGAATTGAATTTAAGCTGGATTTGATAAACAATAATAAGGATGAGAGTAGGTATTGGTACGAGTTTTTCTCTAGAGATTCGGTTTCAAAGATGGCTTTCCGAAAATTATACACAAAGGATTTTACGCAGTATTTTAAGATTGCTGTTGAGAGAAGAAAGGATACTGTTGAATTCTACACGGTGAGCTTTAAACCCGAATTCGATAAAATTAAAACCAAAAGTAACATCATGATATCCAAAGCAAGTTCTGTGAATAATGAATCTTATTCTCAAAATATACCCATATACAATATCATATCAGGACTATCTTATGCTTTTGAAGTTCCTATTGTCATCGATAGGTCCGAAATGACACGGGTCGACATGACAATTCCGGCTGGATTTGTATTTCGTAGTGAAAAGGAAAAATTAGATTTTTTCAAAGAAAGGGGTATTATTCTCACTAAGGTCAGAGCGTATAAGGAATATCCTTACATCTATTTGAGTTCAAATAGTTATGAAAGTATTGTTTTTCACACTGCTTTTTAG
- a CDS encoding MauE/DoxX family redox-associated membrane protein, with product MNNKVKNIISTSISILLIIFWLFVGLEKAWSWQNFRISLQQQPLPDWSIDILFWLVPLIEIFTGILLAFRGNKLQRLGYCGSILLLSAFTVFIGLGVAGVYEKRPCTCSSIFNEMSWEWHLVVNILLLSISILGLWLLRPALLSPGDSEGYSKSVRLFLMYLVLISIGTVQSKPLGVKTNAFVMAQKMNTFPSSPVYQFKVF from the coding sequence ATGAACAACAAGGTAAAAAATATCATCAGTACGAGCATCAGTATTTTACTGATCATCTTCTGGTTGTTTGTCGGTTTGGAGAAAGCATGGAGCTGGCAGAACTTCCGGATTTCCCTGCAACAGCAACCACTGCCCGACTGGTCTATTGATATCTTGTTCTGGCTGGTACCACTGATAGAAATCTTCACCGGTATCCTACTGGCTTTTCGAGGCAATAAACTGCAACGGTTAGGTTATTGCGGTTCTATCCTACTCCTCTCTGCCTTTACTGTCTTTATAGGTCTTGGTGTAGCTGGAGTTTATGAAAAGCGACCATGTACCTGTTCGTCAATATTTAATGAAATGTCCTGGGAGTGGCATCTGGTTGTGAATATATTATTATTGAGCATATCTATATTGGGACTATGGCTACTTCGTCCTGCTTTATTATCCCCAGGTGATAGCGAGGGGTACAGCAAAAGCGTGCGGTTGTTTCTCATGTATCTAGTCCTGATCTCAATTGGTACAGTACAAAGCAAACCATTAGGGGTTAAAACAAATGCATTTGTGATGGCTCAGAAAATGAACACCTTCCCCAGTAGTCCGGTGTATCAATTTAAAGTATTTTGA
- a CDS encoding AraC family transcriptional regulator — MIKTYQFLIPQGAQFSGPMHNFLPQRPDATTVKHQTESLQLVDMYLDYHSVLLYRIEAYAEADCILPLKTEKSDFHLLYAFKSPSQIIIENNKSEDHIQLPGGHGTYAYVPKGKFSVHLQYGHYLVYGLLIDVGFIRANIFPSHSFLYEFRTARLRDKKKLFQTPIWPIKEKTSYQIQRLEEIFFHYHSGHEAEIIKMLYILFDIAKFKQFTSYEWLDPNEDLAKRVRGAIQDLVSQEFSNLSLSGLSEKFSIGHKRLIAVHKQYFGLTLQQYLHELIIIKAKEKLALYTVGETATYCGYSEVISFSDFFFKKVGMRPSAYQQQILAQKK; from the coding sequence ATGATCAAAACCTATCAATTTCTCATACCTCAAGGTGCACAGTTCAGTGGACCAATGCACAACTTCCTACCACAACGGCCCGATGCTACTACAGTTAAACACCAAACCGAAAGTCTCCAGCTTGTGGACATGTATTTGGACTATCATTCAGTACTCCTTTACCGCATTGAAGCATATGCTGAAGCAGACTGTATCTTGCCACTTAAAACAGAAAAATCAGATTTTCATCTGCTTTATGCTTTCAAATCCCCAAGTCAAATTATTATCGAAAACAACAAGAGCGAAGATCATATTCAGCTACCAGGTGGACATGGCACGTACGCCTATGTACCAAAAGGAAAATTTTCCGTCCACCTTCAGTACGGTCATTATCTTGTCTATGGTTTATTAATTGATGTAGGTTTTATTCGGGCTAACATCTTTCCCTCACATAGCTTTCTCTATGAATTTAGAACCGCACGATTACGGGATAAAAAGAAATTATTCCAGACCCCGATCTGGCCTATCAAAGAAAAAACGAGTTATCAGATCCAGCGATTAGAAGAGATTTTTTTTCATTACCATTCCGGTCATGAAGCCGAGATAATCAAAATGCTCTATATCCTATTTGACATTGCTAAGTTCAAACAATTTACGAGTTATGAATGGCTTGATCCAAATGAAGATCTTGCTAAACGTGTACGAGGCGCTATACAAGACCTCGTTAGTCAAGAATTTAGCAATCTATCACTAAGTGGATTATCTGAAAAATTCAGTATCGGGCACAAACGGCTCATTGCTGTACACAAACAGTATTTTGGCCTGACTTTGCAACAGTACCTGCACGAACTTATTATTATAAAAGCGAAAGAAAAGTTAGCCCTGTACACTGTAGGTGAAACAGCCACTTATTGTGGCTATAGCGAGGTGATCAGTTTTTCCGATTTTTTCTTTAAGAAGGTGGGTATGCGACCGAGCGCTTATCAGCAACAAATATTGGCACAAAAAAAATAA